A region from the Lytechinus variegatus isolate NC3 chromosome 6, Lvar_3.0, whole genome shotgun sequence genome encodes:
- the LOC121417592 gene encoding uncharacterized protein LOC121417592, whose amino-acid sequence MRTFPRVSFDDESGSARISCRTFTNMTQKRIYEVFRHFYVYDAFVRDVQTGTRAMLQSSFSREEGLQRVTKALIDRLISTGQMTESSSCLVPAYSSPLLLIQGACPPKHGIECDTVCEFACSDSSYTLLGSSTIKCQPNGTLSDEFPRCKDTPGKFEFQSYGS is encoded by the exons ATTTCCACGAGTTTCTTTCGACGATGAGTCCGGCTCG GCTCGCATATCATGCCGTACTTTTACAAACATGACACAGAAGCGAATCTATGAGGTTTTTCGTCATTTCTACGTTTACGATGCTTTTGTGAGAGACGTGCAGACTGGGACACGAGCAATGTTGCAGTCAAGCTTTTCGCGGGAAGAGGGTCTCCAGCGAGTGACAAAAGCTTTGATTGACAGGCTTATATCTACAGGACAGATGACAG AATCGTCATCATGCTTGGTGCCCGCTTACTCATCGCCTCTCCTGCTCATCCAAGGAGCTTGCCCGCCAAAACATGGAATCGAATGCGACACGGTATGCGAGTTTGCTTGCAGTGACAGCAGCTACACATTGCTGGGGAGTTCTACAATAAAATGCCAGCCAAATGGAACCCTCTCTGATGAATTTCCCCGCTGTAAAG atACCCCTGGTAAATTCGAATTTCAGTCTTACGGATCGTAA